From the genome of Streptomyces xanthophaeus:
GCAGCTCGGACGCACCGGCCTCAAGGTCAGCCGACTCGTTCTCGGCACCATGAACTTCGGCCCCCAGACCGGGGAGCCCGAAAGTCATTCGATCATGGACTCCGCCCTCGACGCGGGCATCAACTTCTTCGATACGGCAAATGTGTATGGGTGGGGCGAGAACAAGGGCCGCACCGAGGAGATCATCGGCACCTGGTTCGCCCAGGGCGGCGACCGCCGCGAGAAGACGGTCCTCGCCACCAAGGTGTACGGCTCCATGTACCGCGAGGCGGACACCTGGCCCAACTACGACCGCCTGTCGGCGCTGAACATCCGGCGGGCCGTCGACGCCAGCCTCAAGCGGCTCCAGACCGACTACATCGACGTGTACCAGTTCCACCACGTGGACCGGCTGACCCCCTTCGAGGAGATCTGGCAGGCCGTCGAGGTCCTGGTCCAGCAGGGCAAGATCCTCTACGCGGGCTCCTCCAACTTCCCCGGCTGGAAGATCGCCCAGGCCAACGAGATCGCGGCCCGTCACGGCCGGCTCGGCCTGGTCAGCGAGCAGTGCATCTACAACCTCGCCGAGCGGCGCGCCGAGATGGAGGTCATCCCGGCTGCCCAGGAGTACGGCCTCGGGGTCATCCCGTGGTCCCCGCTCCACGGTGGCCTGCTGGGCGGGGTCATCAAGAAGGAGGTCGAGGGCGGCCGCCGCGCCTCAGGCAGGTCGGCGGACGCGCTGGCGAACACCGCCGTGCGCGCGCAGGTGCAGGCGTACGAGGACCTGCTGGACAAGCACGGCCTGGAGCCGGGCGAGGTCGGGCTGGCCTGGCTGCTGACGCGCCCCGGGGTCACCGGGCCGATCGTCGGGCCGCGTACGCAGGAGCAGCTCGACTCGGCGCTGCGCGCGGCGGAGCTGGAGCTCTCGCAGGAGGTCCTGGCGGGCCTGGACGAGATCTTCCCCGGTCCCGGGGCGTCGCCGGAGGCCTTCGCCTGGTAGGTCCTGCCCGGGGCAGGACACCCCCAAGGGGCTACTGGCCGACGGCGGCCGCCACGGCCACGACGACGAACATCAGTACGAGCACACCGGCCATCACGCGGTTTCTGGTTTTGGGATCCACCCGTCGAGCCTAACGCGGCCCGCCCGCCCTCCCGCACGCCCCCCGGCTCCGGCCGGGGGGTGTGCGGGTTCAGCCGACGAGCGGCCAGGCCCCGACGGTCTCGTAGCGGGGCTGCTCGCCCGGGACCCCGCTGACGGGGAGGTTGCTGCGGACCAGGCTGAGCGTGTCGACCTGCCAGGGCGTGCCCTCGAAGTCCGCGAGGGCGTCCAGGTAGGGCCGCAGCGGGGTGGTGGCGCTGCGGCTGCGGGCCAGGGTGAGGTGCGGGGTGTAGCGGCGGTGCTGCTCCATCGGTACGCCGGCCCGCCGGGCGGCGGCGTCGGTCCGTTCGGCGAGCATCCGCAGGGCGGAGAGCTCCCCGGCGGCGCCGACCCACAGGGCGCGCTCCCCGAAGTGGCCGCAGCCGTGCAGCCGCAGTGCGAAGGGGGGCGTGCGGTGGGCGGCCCGCTCCAGGCGGGTGTGCAGCTCCGGGAGCACCTCGTCCCGTACCTCGCCCATGAAGGCGAGCGTGAAGTGCCAGCCCGCTCGCGCGGTCCACGTCAGGTGGTCGTCGTGCAGGGGGTCGACGGCCCGGGCCAGCTCGGCGACGGCTGTCTCCGGCGGGAGGACGGCTGCGAACAGTCTCATGCCGGCGAGCGTAGCCGTGCGCGGTGCCGTTGTCGGGGGCTCTGCCCCCGAACCCCCGCGCCTCAATCGCCGGCGAGGCTGGATTTCAGCCCCTCCGGCGTTTGAGGAGCGGGGTCAGGCCACCGTCACCAGTTCGCGGTGGCGCGGGACGGCCGGGACGAAGGTCACACCGCGCCGGTCCACCCGCAGCCGGAGGTTGCCGACACGGGCCAGGACCACCGCGATCGCGACCGAGGCGGCCAGGGAGATCACCGCGCCCGAGGCCATGCCGATCCGGGCGCCGTAGGTGTCGGTGATCCAGCCCAGCAGCGGGGCGCCCAGCGGGGTGCCGCCGGTGAACACCATCATGAACAGGGCCATGACCCGGCCCCGCATCTCGGGGTCGGTCGCCATCTGCACGCTGGAGTTGGCGGTGACGTTGACCGTCAGGCCGAAGATCCCGATGGGGACGAGCAGGGCGGCGAACAGCCAGAAGCCGGGTGCGAAGGCGGTCACCAGGAGCAGGACCGAGAACAGCACGGCCGCGGCCACCAGCACCCGCAGGCGGGACTGTCCGCGCCGGGCCGCGAGCAGGGCGCCCGCCAGGGAGCCGGCCGCGATCAGGGTGTTGAAGAGCCCGTACGTGCCCGCGTCCCCGTGGAAGACGTCGCTGACGTAGGCGGAGAGCCAGATCGGGAAGTTGAACCCGAAGGTGCCGATGAAGCCCACGAGCACGATCGGCCAGATGAGCTCCGGGCGGCCGGCGACGTAGCGCAGGCCTTCGCGCAGCTGCCCCTTGGCGCGGGGCCTCGGCTCGACCGGGTGCAGTTCGTGGGTCCGCATCATCAGCAGGCCGGCGAGGGGCGCGGCGAAGGACAGTCCGTTCAGCAGGAAGGCCCAGCCGGAGCCGACGGCGGTGATCAGCACACCGGCGATCGCCGGGCCGACCAGCCGCGCGGACTGGAAGTTGGCCGAGTTCAGGCTGACGGCGTTGGCCACCTGGTCCTTGCCGACCATCTCGGGGACGAAGGTCTGCCGGGCCGGGTTGTCGACCACGGTGACCAGGCCGATCGCGAATGCGGCGAGGTAGACGTGCCACACCTGGACGTGTCCGGCCAGGGTGAGGACGGCGAGGGCGATGCCGGTCAGGCCCATCGCGCTCTGGGTGGCGAGGAGCAGCGGCCGCTTGGGCAGCCGGTCGGCGAGGACGCCTCCGTAGAGGCCGAACATCAGCATCGGCAGGAACTGCAGGGCGATGGTGATGCCGACGGCGGAGGCGGAGCCGGTCAGTGAGAGGACCAGCCAGTCCTGGGCGATGCGCTGCATCCAGGTGCCTGTGTTGGACACGACCTGGCCGGTGGCGAAGAGCCGGTAGTTACGGATCTTCAGCGAGCTGAACATGGAGCCCTTGCTCGCGGGTGCCGCGAGGGTCGCGGCGGTAGCGGGGGTGGATGTGTGGCCGGGTGCGGAGTCTGCTCCGGTTCCCGTACTCAAAAGCGTTCGCCTCCTGGCGTCGTTCCTTACAGGTGCGCGAGCTTCTCCAGGACGGGTGCGGCCGCGCGGAGCTTGGCCCATTCGTCCTCGGTCAGCTCGGCAGCGAGCCCGGCCAGGAAGGCGTTGCGCTTGCGGCGGCTCTCTTCGAGCATCGCTTCGGCCTCCTCCGTCTGGCGGACCACCTTTTGGCGGCGGTCGTCGGGGTGCGGTTCCAGCGTGACCAGTCCCTTGGCTTCCAGCAACGCGACGATGCGCGTCATCGACGGCGGCTGGACGTGCTCCCGCCGTGCGAGCTCGCCGGGTGTGGCCTGGCCGCAGCGGGCGAGGGTGCCGAGGACCGACATCTCGGTCGGGCTCAGCGACTCGTCGACGCGCTGGTGCTTCAGGCGTCGCCCCAGCCGCATGACGGCGGAGCGGAGGTCGTTCACGGCGGCTGCGTCGTCGCCATGGGAAAGGTCATGCATGTATTTAGAGTAACTCATTACTCTTCCTAAGGAAAACTGGATTTTCCGGCTCACACCTGGGGTCACTCATACGGGTGAGTCGGCGGCTGAAAGTGACACGCGTACGCACCCTGTGCCCCGACTCTTTCGGCATGGGGACACATGTGCTGAGCATGCGCATAGACGGGGAGCTCCTCGACAGGCTCCGGATCCATGCCGCCAAACGCGGAATGAGCGTCCAGGACTATGTGGTCCGGACGCTCATTCGCGATGACTTCGACGAGCGCTTCAAGGCGGCCGTCGACGAGACAGAGAAGTTCTACGGGCTGACGTAGCCGACGTAGCTGACGCAGCCGACGTGGCTACTGGCCGAGTCCGAGGGCGGGCATCGCGTAGTAGAAGACGAACACCGCCGACACCACGTACATGGCCACCGGGACCCCGCGGCCCCGACCGGTCGCCAGGCGCAGCGCACAGAAGCTCACGAAGCCGATGCCGATGCCGTTGGTGATCGAGTAGGTGAAGGGCATCATCACCATGGCCAGGAAGGCCGGGACGGCGATGGTGAAGTCGCTCCAGTCGATGTCCTTGACCGAGCCCGCCAGGATCAGGAAGCCGACCGCCACGAGCGCCGGGGTGGCCGCCTGGGACGGGACCATGGTGGCGAGCGGGGTGAAGAACAGCGCCACGGCGAAGAGGCTGCCCGTCACGACGTTCGCCAGGCCCGTACGGGCACCCTCGCCGACCCCGGCCGTGGACTCCACGAAGCACGTGGTCGCGGAGGAGGACGTGGCGCCGCCCGAGGCGACCGCCAGGCCGTCGACCAGCAGGACCCGGTTGATCCCGGGGAACTCGCCGGTCTTCTTGTCGATCAGCTTCGCCTCGTCGCCGACGCCGAGGATCGTGCCCATGGCGTCGAAGAAGCAGGACAGCAGCACGGTGAAGACGAAGAGGATGCCGGTGAGCATCCCGACCTTGCCGAAGCCGCCGAACAGGCTGACCTCGCCGACGAGCCCGAAATCGGGCGCGGACACCGGGTTGCCGGGCCACTCGGGGACCGTCAGGCCCCAGCCCGAGTCGGGCACCTTCGCGACCAGCTGGACCACGACGGCGACGGCGGTCATGGCCACGATGGAGATCAGGATCGCGCCCGGGACCTTGCGGATCAGCAGGGCCAGGGTGAGCAGTACGCCGGTCACGAAGATCAGGACCGGCCAGCCGTCCAGGTGACCGGTGGCGCCGAGCTGCAGCGGGACCGTGGTGTGCGCGGCGTCCGGGATGCGGGAGACGAAGCCCGCGTCGACCAGGCCGATCAGCATGATGAACAGGCCGATGCCGATGGCGATGCCCTTGCGCAGGCCCAGCGGCACGGCGCTCATGACCCGCTCGCGCAGGCCGGTGGCGACCAGCAGCATCACCACGAGGCCGGCCAGGACCACCATGCCCATGGCGTCGGGCCAGCTCATGCGGGGGGCGAGCTGGAGCGCGACGACCGTGTTCACGCCGAGGCCGGCGGCGAGCGCGATCGGGACGTTGCCGATGACACCCATGAGGAGGGTGGTGAAGGCCGCGGTCAGGACGGTGGCCGTCACCAGCTGGCCGCCGTCGAGCTGGTGCCCGTACATGTCCTTCGCGCTGCCCAGGATGATCGGGTTCAGCACGATGATGTACGCCATGGCGAAGAAGGTCGCGAAGCCGCCGCGGACCTCGCGGGCGAGGGTCGAGCCGCGCTCGGAGACCTTGAAGTAGCGGTCCAGCGGGCCGGAGGGTTCCTGGGGGGAAGGCTCCGGGGCGATGGCAGCGAGGGCGGGGGCCGGGGTGCTCATACGGTCCTCATTGGGTGGTTCATACGAAGAAAATGGGCCGCGCCCAAACCGTTTCAGTATGAACACATGAACGAAAGGGCGTCCATCTCCGCGCGTAGATGTCATTTCGCGCCGCCTAGACTTGCCGCATGGCGAAATGGATTGCGAAGCACGAGGCGCCCGAGCCCCTGGAGGGCCCTGTCGTCGCCACCGTCACTGGTGGCACGATCCTGTGGTTCGCCCTCTTCCTGGTCCAGCTGCCCTTCTACGGGTGGTTCGCCGACCGGGGCCAGCTGTGGTGGGTCTGGACCTGCGCGGCCGGCGGCTTCCTCGGCCTGATCGGCATCTGGTACGTCCGCGGCCGCGACGCAGCGCTTGCGCGTCACGCGGCGGAGCAGGCCGAGGTCGCTGCGCGGGCCGAGCGGGACGGGCAGACCGGGCAGCCGGGCTCGGGACCGCAGGCCTAGCGGCGGCGCAGGCGCGGGTCCGGCGGCTTCGGGGTGGGGCGGTGCCCCTCCGGGACGTCTCCGCCCCACGGCCCGGTGCATCGCGCTACCAGGGGACGATTCGGGTCATCCTGAGGTCGGATCTTCGGGCTTCTCGGCGGGTGAAGCGAAAGAACCCCGCTTAACGTCGAAGGCATGACGCAGCGGGCTGGAACCGAATCCGACGGGCCGGAGCCGGGTGGCAGGACGGCCGCCCCCGCCATCGACGCGGGCGCGGAGCTCGACCCCGTACATCCGGTGCGCCCGCCCGCGCCCCGCTTCAAGCCGGGCGGGCTGAGCACCGCCGAGGTCGCCGAGCGCGTCGCACGGGGCGAGGTCAACGACGTTCCCGTCCGCAGCAGCCGCTCCACCACCGACATCGTCCGCGCCAACGTCTTCACCCGGTTCAACGCGATCATCGGCGTGCTCTGGGCGATCATGCTCGTCGTCGCGCCGATCCAGGACAGCCTCTTCGGCTTCGTGATCGTCGCCAACACCGGCATCGGCATCATCCAGGAACTGCGCGCCAAGAAGACCCTCGACAGCCTCGCCGTCATCGGCGAGGTCAAACCCAGCGTGCGTCGCGACGGCCGGACCGCCGAGATCTCCACCTCCGAGATCGTCCTCGGCGACGTCATCGAACTCGGCCCCGGCGACAAGGTCGTCGTCGACGGATCCGTCGGCGAGGCCGACGGCCTGGAGATCGACGAGTCCCTGCTCACCGGCGAGGCCGACCCCGTCCTGAAGAAGCCCGGCGACCCGGTCATGTCCGGCTCCTTCGTCGTCGCCGGCGGCGGCGCCTTCACCGCCACCAAGGTCGGCCGCGAGGCCTACGCCGCCCAGCTGGCCGAAGAGGCCTCCCGCTTCACGCTCGTCCACTCCGAGCTGCGCTCCGGCATCTCCACCATCCTCAAATACGTCACCTGGATGATGATCCCGACCTCGATCGGCCTGATCATCAGCCAGCTCCTCGTCAAGGACAACAACCTCAAGGACTCCATCGCCCGGACCGTCGGCGGCATCGTCCCGATGATCCCCGAGGGGCTCGTCCTGCTCACCTCCGTGGCCTTCGCGATCGGCGTCATCCGGCTCGGCCGCAAGCAGTGCCTGGTCCAGGAGCTGCCCGCCATCGAAGGCCTCGCCCGCGTCGACGTGGTCTGCCTCGACAAGACCGGCACCCTCACCGAGGGCGGCATGGACGTCACCGAGCTGCGCCCGCTCGGCGGCGCGGAGCCGACGTACGTCAAGAAGGTGCTCGGCGCCCTCGGGGAGTCCGACCCGCGCCCCAACGCCAGCCTCCAGGCGATCATCGACGCCTACCCGGACAGCGCGGAGTGGCGCTGCACCGAGTCCCTGCCCTTCTCCTCCGCCCGCAAGTACAGCGGCGCCAGCTTCAGCGAGGGCGACGGCGAGAACAACACCTGGCTGCTCGGCGCCCCCGACGTGCTGCTCCCCGCCGGGGACCCGGCCCTCGACGAGATCAACGACCTCAACGAGCAGGGACTGCGCGTCCTCCTGCTGGCCCGCTCCGCCCGCGAGCTCGACGACGCGGCCGTCGCCACCGGGGTCCGGCCGACCGCCCTCGTCGTCCTGGAGCAGCGGCTGCGCCCCGACGCCGCCGACACGCTGCGCTACTTCGAGGACCAGAACGTCAGCGCGAAGGTCATCTCCGGCGACAACGCGGTCTCCGTCGGCGCGGTCGCCGGCAAGCTGGGTCTGCCGGGCGCGGAGAACACCGTGGACGCCCGGGGGCTCCCCACCGACCAGGCCGACATGGCGAAGGTCCTCGACGACAACGCGGTCTTCGGACGGGTGAGCCCGCAGCAGAAGCGGGACATGGTGGGGGCCCTCCAGTCCAAGGGCCACACGGTCGCCATGACGGGCGACGGGGTCAACGACGTGCTCGCCCTCAAGGACGCCGACATCGGCGTCAGCATGGGATCGGGCTCGGAGGCGACGAAGGCGGTGGCCCAGATCGTCCTCCTCAACAACAGCTTCTCGACCCTGCCCTCGGTGGTCGCCGAGGGCCGCCGGGTCATCGGCAACATCACCCGCGTGGCCACCCTCTTCCTCACGAAGACGGTCTACTCGGTGCTGCTGGCCATCCTCGTGGTGTGCTCGCAGGTCGAGTACCCCTTCCTGCCCCGCCACCTGACGCTGTTGTCCACGCTCACCATCGGCATCCCGGCCTTCTTCCTGGCCCTGGCGCCGAACAAGGAACGCGCCAAACCGCACTTCGTGAAGCGGGTCATGCGGTACGCGATCCCCGGCGGCGCCATCGCGGCCGTGGCCACCTTCGTCTCGTACCTGATCGCCCGCCACCACTACACGGGCCAGGGCGCCCTCGAAGCCGAGTCCAGCGCGGCCACGCTGACGCTGTTCCTGACGTCCATGTGGGTCCTGGCGATCATCGCCCGCCCGTACACGTGGTGGCGGGTGGCCCTCGTCGGCGCGATGGGCGGGGCGTTCCTGATCGTCCTCGTCGTGCCGTGGCTGCAGGACTTCTTCCAGCTCAAGCTGGTCGGGGTCACGGTGCCGTGGATCGCGGTGGCCGTCGCCGTGGGCGCGGCCGTCCTGATCGAGTTCACGTTCAGG
Proteins encoded in this window:
- a CDS encoding aldo/keto reductase, whose product is MKYTQLGRTGLKVSRLVLGTMNFGPQTGEPESHSIMDSALDAGINFFDTANVYGWGENKGRTEEIIGTWFAQGGDRREKTVLATKVYGSMYREADTWPNYDRLSALNIRRAVDASLKRLQTDYIDVYQFHHVDRLTPFEEIWQAVEVLVQQGKILYAGSSNFPGWKIAQANEIAARHGRLGLVSEQCIYNLAERRAEMEVIPAAQEYGLGVIPWSPLHGGLLGGVIKKEVEGGRRASGRSADALANTAVRAQVQAYEDLLDKHGLEPGEVGLAWLLTRPGVTGPIVGPRTQEQLDSALRAAELELSQEVLAGLDEIFPGPGASPEAFAW
- the thpR gene encoding RNA 2',3'-cyclic phosphodiesterase, with the translated sequence MRLFAAVLPPETAVAELARAVDPLHDDHLTWTARAGWHFTLAFMGEVRDEVLPELHTRLERAAHRTPPFALRLHGCGHFGERALWVGAAGELSALRMLAERTDAAARRAGVPMEQHRRYTPHLTLARSRSATTPLRPYLDALADFEGTPWQVDTLSLVRSNLPVSGVPGEQPRYETVGAWPLVG
- a CDS encoding MFS transporter, whose translation is MSTGTGADSAPGHTSTPATAATLAAPASKGSMFSSLKIRNYRLFATGQVVSNTGTWMQRIAQDWLVLSLTGSASAVGITIALQFLPMLMFGLYGGVLADRLPKRPLLLATQSAMGLTGIALAVLTLAGHVQVWHVYLAAFAIGLVTVVDNPARQTFVPEMVGKDQVANAVSLNSANFQSARLVGPAIAGVLITAVGSGWAFLLNGLSFAAPLAGLLMMRTHELHPVEPRPRAKGQLREGLRYVAGRPELIWPIVLVGFIGTFGFNFPIWLSAYVSDVFHGDAGTYGLFNTLIAAGSLAGALLAARRGQSRLRVLVAAAVLFSVLLLVTAFAPGFWLFAALLVPIGIFGLTVNVTANSSVQMATDPEMRGRVMALFMMVFTGGTPLGAPLLGWITDTYGARIGMASGAVISLAASVAIAVVLARVGNLRLRVDRRGVTFVPAVPRHRELVTVA
- a CDS encoding MarR family winged helix-turn-helix transcriptional regulator gives rise to the protein MHDLSHGDDAAAVNDLRSAVMRLGRRLKHQRVDESLSPTEMSVLGTLARCGQATPGELARREHVQPPSMTRIVALLEAKGLVTLEPHPDDRRQKVVRQTEEAEAMLEESRRKRNAFLAGLAAELTEDEWAKLRAAAPVLEKLAHL
- a CDS encoding NCS2 family permease; the protein is MSTPAPALAAIAPEPSPQEPSGPLDRYFKVSERGSTLAREVRGGFATFFAMAYIIVLNPIILGSAKDMYGHQLDGGQLVTATVLTAAFTTLLMGVIGNVPIALAAGLGVNTVVALQLAPRMSWPDAMGMVVLAGLVVMLLVATGLRERVMSAVPLGLRKGIAIGIGLFIMLIGLVDAGFVSRIPDAAHTTVPLQLGATGHLDGWPVLIFVTGVLLTLALLIRKVPGAILISIVAMTAVAVVVQLVAKVPDSGWGLTVPEWPGNPVSAPDFGLVGEVSLFGGFGKVGMLTGILFVFTVLLSCFFDAMGTILGVGDEAKLIDKKTGEFPGINRVLLVDGLAVASGGATSSSATTCFVESTAGVGEGARTGLANVVTGSLFAVALFFTPLATMVPSQAATPALVAVGFLILAGSVKDIDWSDFTIAVPAFLAMVMMPFTYSITNGIGIGFVSFCALRLATGRGRGVPVAMYVVSAVFVFYYAMPALGLGQ
- a CDS encoding DUF2530 domain-containing protein, whose product is MAKWIAKHEAPEPLEGPVVATVTGGTILWFALFLVQLPFYGWFADRGQLWWVWTCAAGGFLGLIGIWYVRGRDAALARHAAEQAEVAARAERDGQTGQPGSGPQA
- a CDS encoding cation-translocating P-type ATPase, whose amino-acid sequence is MTQRAGTESDGPEPGGRTAAPAIDAGAELDPVHPVRPPAPRFKPGGLSTAEVAERVARGEVNDVPVRSSRSTTDIVRANVFTRFNAIIGVLWAIMLVVAPIQDSLFGFVIVANTGIGIIQELRAKKTLDSLAVIGEVKPSVRRDGRTAEISTSEIVLGDVIELGPGDKVVVDGSVGEADGLEIDESLLTGEADPVLKKPGDPVMSGSFVVAGGGAFTATKVGREAYAAQLAEEASRFTLVHSELRSGISTILKYVTWMMIPTSIGLIISQLLVKDNNLKDSIARTVGGIVPMIPEGLVLLTSVAFAIGVIRLGRKQCLVQELPAIEGLARVDVVCLDKTGTLTEGGMDVTELRPLGGAEPTYVKKVLGALGESDPRPNASLQAIIDAYPDSAEWRCTESLPFSSARKYSGASFSEGDGENNTWLLGAPDVLLPAGDPALDEINDLNEQGLRVLLLARSARELDDAAVATGVRPTALVVLEQRLRPDAADTLRYFEDQNVSAKVISGDNAVSVGAVAGKLGLPGAENTVDARGLPTDQADMAKVLDDNAVFGRVSPQQKRDMVGALQSKGHTVAMTGDGVNDVLALKDADIGVSMGSGSEATKAVAQIVLLNNSFSTLPSVVAEGRRVIGNITRVATLFLTKTVYSVLLAILVVCSQVEYPFLPRHLTLLSTLTIGIPAFFLALAPNKERAKPHFVKRVMRYAIPGGAIAAVATFVSYLIARHHYTGQGALEAESSAATLTLFLTSMWVLAIIARPYTWWRVALVGAMGGAFLIVLVVPWLQDFFQLKLVGVTVPWIAVAVAVGAAVLIEFTFRWVDRKFPA